From a region of the Polynucleobacter corsicus genome:
- the tadA gene encoding tRNA adenosine(34) deaminase TadA, whose translation MQAELDRQFMQQALEQAKLAAAAGEVPVGAVLVRDDQVISRGFNQPIGNSDPSAHAEMMALRSAAQDESNYRLPGTTLYVTLEPCTMCAGAMLHARVERVVFGAADPKTGAAGSVLNVFSEKQINHQTQVEGGIMSEECGQILRNFFKERR comes from the coding sequence ATGCAAGCAGAGCTTGATCGTCAATTTATGCAGCAAGCTTTGGAACAAGCCAAGCTGGCTGCCGCGGCTGGTGAAGTGCCTGTAGGTGCTGTATTGGTTCGGGATGATCAAGTAATCTCAAGAGGCTTTAATCAGCCGATCGGCAATAGCGATCCTAGCGCCCATGCCGAGATGATGGCATTGCGCTCCGCGGCTCAAGATGAATCAAACTATCGTCTACCTGGTACAACTCTTTACGTCACACTAGAACCCTGCACCATGTGTGCCGGAGCGATGCTACATGCCAGAGTGGAGCGCGTGGTATTTGGTGCTGCGGATCCTAAAACTGGTGCCGCAGGAAGTGTGCTCAATGTATTCTCAGAAAAGCAGATTAACCACCAGACTCAGGTTGAAGGTGGCATCATGAGTGAAGAGTGTGGGCAAATACTGCGCAATTTTTTTAAGGAACGGCGTTGA
- a CDS encoding BLUF domain-containing protein, translating into MSKLIELTYVSEPVQGMSFLGLMRLLYHSYLRNLRLEITGALIFENNQFGQVIEGPEDVIDALWEKIQKDDRHKNILLIEKKAISARNFEKWTMVFQGDKELFKGLPEVSAAIEEVNFPVGHPLLAALRGEGKKLIK; encoded by the coding sequence ATGTCAAAACTCATTGAATTAACCTATGTAAGTGAACCCGTTCAAGGGATGTCCTTTTTAGGTCTTATGCGGCTTCTCTATCACTCCTATTTGAGAAATCTCAGATTAGAAATTACTGGCGCACTCATCTTCGAAAACAATCAATTTGGTCAAGTGATTGAGGGACCAGAGGATGTGATTGATGCATTGTGGGAGAAAATTCAAAAAGATGATCGCCATAAAAACATTCTATTAATTGAAAAGAAAGCCATTAGTGCCAGAAACTTTGAAAAGTGGACTATGGTTTTTCAGGGCGACAAGGAATTGTTTAAAGGCTTGCCTGAGGTGAGCGCTGCCATCGAGGAAGTGAATTTTCCAGTTGGCCACCCCCTGTTAGCAGCCCTAAGGGGTGAAGGTAAGAAACTGATCAAGTGA
- a CDS encoding ABC transporter transmembrane domain-containing protein, producing the protein MSENAIPASKKLKALKTLLPFIKPYKRQLFFAGISLVLAAAATLVIPLCFRTIIDQGFSEASQSQINRTFINLFGAAVVLAFASSLRYYLVSWLGERITCDIRKKVYSHIISQSPEFFETQQSGEILSRINNDTTIIQILLGTSISMAVRNVFLLLGGMAMMFITSIQLSLLIVLTLLLTVVPIVLMGKKVRQLSRNSQDKIALTSAIAGEKINAIFTVQSFANEEKEIKVFNQSVEKSFLASITRSAARGKLTFVAILLGFTSIILVLWLGAYAVSNQEISGGQLTQFFLYAVIVAGAIAALSEVLGDAQRAMGAGERLLELLNSQSKVVSPSTPHIRTQSADKAIHVQIENLSFAYSSNPNLVLSDINLSIEAGEKIALVGPSGSGKTTLFKLIQRFYDPQSGCIKFDHVDIREFKLEDLRRLIGVVPQDISIFSENALENIRYGKQNATDDEVYEAAQQAAVDEFISRLPERYESFLGDRGVRLSGGQKQRIAIARALLKNPPLLLLDEATSSLDAESERLVQQALEIAMKGRTTIVIAHRLSTVKQADRIIVMEHGRIIETGNHASLIAQSGLYSQLAKLQFTDM; encoded by the coding sequence ATGTCTGAAAACGCAATACCGGCAAGCAAGAAGCTAAAAGCTTTAAAAACACTTTTGCCATTCATAAAACCCTACAAAAGACAGCTTTTCTTTGCAGGAATTAGCTTGGTGCTCGCTGCAGCAGCAACTCTAGTAATTCCACTGTGTTTTAGAACCATCATTGACCAGGGCTTTAGTGAGGCAAGCCAATCTCAAATAAACCGTACTTTTATTAATTTATTCGGGGCGGCAGTTGTGTTGGCATTTGCCAGCTCTTTGCGCTATTACCTCGTATCGTGGCTCGGGGAGAGGATCACCTGCGATATCCGAAAAAAAGTTTACTCTCATATCATTTCTCAAAGCCCTGAGTTTTTTGAGACTCAGCAAAGTGGTGAGATCCTCTCTCGCATTAATAATGACACCACCATCATTCAGATCCTTTTAGGTACTAGCATTTCAATGGCGGTGAGGAATGTATTTCTGTTGCTCGGCGGCATGGCAATGATGTTCATCACCAGCATTCAACTCTCCCTGCTGATTGTATTAACTCTCTTGCTTACAGTTGTTCCCATCGTCTTGATGGGGAAGAAAGTTCGGCAACTATCTAGAAACTCTCAAGACAAAATTGCCCTTACGTCCGCAATAGCTGGAGAAAAGATTAATGCAATCTTTACGGTTCAATCTTTTGCAAACGAAGAAAAAGAAATCAAAGTCTTCAATCAATCGGTCGAAAAATCATTTTTAGCATCAATCACTCGCAGTGCTGCACGGGGAAAGCTGACTTTTGTTGCCATCCTTTTAGGTTTTACCAGCATTATCTTAGTGCTATGGCTTGGTGCTTATGCAGTAAGCAATCAAGAGATATCTGGCGGTCAACTCACCCAGTTTTTTCTTTATGCGGTCATTGTTGCTGGTGCTATAGCGGCACTATCTGAAGTTCTTGGAGATGCCCAAAGAGCGATGGGTGCGGGTGAGCGACTGCTAGAGCTTTTGAACTCTCAATCTAAGGTAGTGAGTCCATCAACACCACATATCAGGACTCAGAGTGCAGATAAGGCCATTCATGTTCAGATCGAAAATCTCAGCTTTGCTTATTCATCAAACCCTAACCTCGTCCTTTCTGACATCAATCTGTCTATTGAGGCGGGCGAGAAAATTGCTCTAGTGGGCCCTTCAGGGTCTGGAAAAACAACCCTCTTTAAATTGATACAACGTTTCTATGATCCCCAATCGGGTTGCATCAAATTTGATCATGTCGATATTAGGGAGTTCAAGCTAGAAGACTTGAGAAGATTAATTGGAGTTGTGCCGCAGGACATCAGCATATTCTCTGAAAATGCCCTAGAGAATATTCGTTATGGCAAACAAAATGCAACTGATGATGAAGTGTATGAGGCGGCTCAGCAGGCTGCTGTAGATGAATTTATTTCTAGACTTCCAGAGCGCTATGAATCCTTTTTAGGAGATCGGGGAGTCAGATTATCTGGTGGACAGAAGCAGCGTATTGCGATAGCAAGAGCGCTACTGAAAAATCCTCCATTACTACTTTTAGATGAGGCAACAAGCTCACTGGATGCGGAATCAGAAAGGCTTGTCCAACAAGCTCTTGAAATTGCTATGAAGGGCAGAACCACCATTGTGATTGCGCATAGGCTCTCTACCGTTAAGCAGGCAGATCGAATTATTGTGATGGAGCATGGTCGAATTATTGAGACTGGCAACCATGCAAGTTTGATAGCCCAATCAGGGCTCTACTCACAACTAGCAAAATTACAATTTACAGATATGTAA
- the queD gene encoding 6-carboxytetrahydropterin synthase QueD, translating into MSTKQEAISITRRLEFDAGHRIPNHDGQCRHLHGHRYAIEVTLTGVVADHPGKADDGMVLDFGDIKRLTNQYVVEPWDHAFLVAKEDAGLVDYLNSIPNHKTVVMEHVPTVENLASAAFGVLKPVFEKAFDGRLKLASIRLYETPNCWADVSHS; encoded by the coding sequence ATGAGCACAAAGCAAGAAGCTATTTCCATTACCCGTCGACTTGAGTTTGATGCAGGTCATCGCATTCCGAATCATGATGGGCAGTGTCGTCACCTACATGGCCATCGCTATGCAATTGAAGTCACACTCACCGGTGTGGTTGCAGATCATCCTGGCAAAGCGGATGATGGCATGGTCTTGGACTTTGGAGATATTAAGCGTCTTACTAATCAATATGTGGTGGAGCCTTGGGATCACGCATTTTTGGTGGCCAAAGAGGATGCTGGATTAGTGGATTATTTAAATTCCATCCCCAACCACAAGACGGTAGTGATGGAGCATGTGCCTACTGTTGAGAACTTAGCTAGCGCAGCCTTTGGAGTGCTAAAGCCTGTTTTTGAAAAGGCTTTTGATGGCCGCCTTAAGTTGGCATCTATTCGTCTTTATGAAACCCCCAATTGTTGGGCTGACGTTTCTCACTCATAA
- the queE gene encoding 7-carboxy-7-deazaguanine synthase: MYTVKELFPTLQGEGAHAGRAAIFCRFSGCNLWSGREEDRATAVCQFCDTDFVGTNGAGGGKFETASLLADTIEQVWISTSAGPQQRYVVFTGGEPLLQLDTALIEALHAKGFAIAIETNGTIKVPKGVDWVCVSPKAGSELIVLQADEMKLVVPQAGHTSIETLLARFEKMDYRNRFLQAMDGPNLQDNLALAVRLCQKRPLWRLSVQTHKIIGIR; the protein is encoded by the coding sequence ATGTATACCGTAAAAGAACTCTTTCCAACCCTCCAGGGTGAGGGCGCCCACGCTGGTCGTGCGGCTATATTTTGTCGTTTTTCTGGCTGCAATCTGTGGAGCGGTCGCGAAGAAGATCGCGCTACTGCAGTTTGCCAATTTTGCGATACCGACTTTGTTGGGACTAATGGTGCTGGTGGTGGAAAGTTTGAAACTGCCTCTCTATTGGCCGATACCATTGAACAGGTATGGATCAGTACCTCTGCTGGACCGCAACAACGCTACGTTGTCTTTACGGGTGGCGAGCCTTTACTGCAATTAGATACTGCATTAATCGAAGCTCTGCATGCCAAGGGCTTTGCGATCGCCATTGAGACGAACGGAACAATCAAGGTTCCCAAGGGAGTTGATTGGGTCTGCGTCAGCCCTAAAGCAGGGTCTGAACTCATTGTGTTGCAGGCTGATGAGATGAAGTTGGTAGTACCTCAGGCTGGACACACTTCTATCGAAACCTTATTGGCTCGGTTTGAAAAAATGGATTATCGCAATCGTTTCTTGCAGGCGATGGATGGCCCCAACCTCCAAGACAATCTCGCATTAGCAGTACGCCTCTGTCAGAAGCGTCCCTTGTGGCGTTTGAGTGTTCAGACCCATAAGATCATTGGCATTCGATAA
- a CDS encoding SOUL family heme-binding protein — protein MATEEPQFTVIEKSEPFELRTYAPQLVAEVKVEGDLDTASSQGFRLIAAFIFGQNQVSEKISMTAPVAIEAARSTKIAMTVPVGIEAGKDSGKGSNQWVFSFVMPSEYTMATLPKPLNPLVTIRELPAQRRAAITFSGFYNEAKVLEKTKALEEWIKTKQWQVIGNPQFARYNPPWSIPFMRRNEILITVRD, from the coding sequence ATGGCAACCGAAGAACCTCAATTTACTGTTATTGAAAAATCAGAACCCTTTGAGCTTCGTACTTATGCTCCTCAGTTGGTTGCTGAGGTCAAAGTAGAGGGTGATTTAGATACAGCTTCTAGCCAAGGATTTCGTTTGATAGCGGCTTTCATTTTTGGGCAGAACCAAGTTAGTGAAAAAATTTCCATGACTGCTCCAGTTGCCATTGAAGCAGCGCGAAGCACCAAGATTGCGATGACCGTGCCGGTAGGTATTGAGGCAGGCAAGGATTCTGGGAAAGGTAGTAATCAATGGGTCTTCTCTTTCGTGATGCCCTCCGAGTACACCATGGCGACGCTACCAAAGCCATTAAATCCTTTGGTTACTATTCGGGAGTTACCTGCGCAAAGACGAGCTGCAATCACCTTTTCTGGTTTTTATAATGAAGCTAAAGTCCTTGAAAAAACCAAGGCATTAGAAGAGTGGATTAAAACTAAGCAATGGCAGGTAATCGGAAATCCTCAATTTGCACGCTATAACCCCCCTTGGTCTATACCGTTTATGCGTCGTAATGAAATCCTCATAACAGTGCGGGATTAA
- a CDS encoding LD-carboxypeptidase — MKSIHLIAPSGASLDTSSPLAGIEWLQKQGIEVLNIACTKRAHQRFSGSDAERLAEINQLATLSPNSVVIAMRGGYGLHRLLPNIEWSAISNAIKSGLQICGHSDFTTFQLGLLAKTGAVTLAGPMLNFDFACQGEQSEGITPNDFMWAHFQKAIEERKLDCTIQTAQPFLRKPASGKASGMLWGGNLTVLAGLVGTPYLPHQQQTQGGILFLEDVNEHPYRIERMLMQLLDAGILANQGAILLGGFSAYRLYDNDRGYTLETAIEAISKRLPENIPVLTGLPFGHQAEKLTLPVGAQAHIQYDASGFTIHSAW; from the coding sequence TTGAAGTCAATTCATTTAATTGCTCCTTCCGGGGCGAGCTTAGATACAAGCAGCCCATTAGCTGGAATCGAATGGCTTCAGAAGCAAGGCATTGAAGTTCTTAATATCGCTTGTACAAAGCGTGCACATCAACGTTTTTCTGGCTCGGATGCCGAGCGTTTAGCTGAAATTAATCAACTCGCCACACTCTCTCCCAATAGCGTTGTTATCGCTATGCGCGGTGGCTACGGATTGCATCGCCTGCTCCCAAACATTGAGTGGAGTGCGATTAGTAATGCCATTAAGAGCGGTCTGCAGATTTGCGGGCACAGCGATTTCACCACCTTTCAGTTGGGTTTGTTAGCTAAAACTGGCGCAGTCACTTTGGCCGGACCCATGCTTAATTTTGATTTTGCGTGCCAAGGTGAACAAAGCGAGGGCATTACGCCTAATGATTTTATGTGGGCGCATTTTCAGAAGGCAATTGAAGAGCGTAAATTAGATTGCACTATTCAGACTGCGCAACCCTTTTTAAGAAAGCCTGCCTCAGGCAAGGCATCCGGAATGCTCTGGGGTGGGAACTTAACAGTACTAGCAGGCCTAGTTGGCACGCCTTACTTGCCACATCAGCAGCAAACTCAAGGTGGAATTTTGTTTCTAGAGGATGTGAATGAACATCCATATCGGATTGAGCGGATGTTGATGCAATTATTGGATGCAGGCATCTTAGCCAATCAAGGTGCCATTCTCTTGGGTGGATTTTCAGCCTATCGTCTTTATGACAATGATCGTGGCTATACGCTAGAAACAGCTATTGAAGCGATTAGCAAGCGTCTTCCTGAGAATATTCCCGTATTAACAGGATTGCCGTTCGGGCATCAAGCCGAAAAGCTCACTTTGCCGGTAGGTGCGCAAGCCCACATTCAATATGATGCATCGGGATTTACTATTCACTCAGCCTGGTAA